A genome region from Christensenella minuta includes the following:
- a CDS encoding ferritin, with protein sequence MISKKMEDMLNEQVKNEFFSAYFYLSMAAWFTSRNLSGFANWYTVQAQEERDHATMLMNYILRVGGNAEFRAIEAPDTDFKSPMDVFEKTLAHEQKVTGMINDLMAGALDERDFKTQQFLQWFVNEQVEEEENANGLIEKLKISGNSEAGILYMDSEAASRVYTPATQAAN encoded by the coding sequence ATGATTAGCAAAAAAATGGAAGACATGCTCAATGAACAGGTGAAAAACGAATTTTTTTCCGCCTATTTTTATCTCTCTATGGCCGCATGGTTTACGTCCAGGAACTTAAGCGGGTTTGCGAACTGGTATACCGTGCAGGCGCAGGAGGAACGCGACCATGCGACGATGCTGATGAATTATATTCTGCGCGTAGGCGGAAACGCGGAATTCCGCGCAATTGAAGCTCCCGATACGGACTTCAAATCTCCCATGGATGTTTTCGAGAAAACGCTGGCGCACGAGCAAAAGGTAACGGGCATGATTAATGACCTAATGGCGGGCGCACTCGATGAGCGCGACTTCAAAACGCAGCAGTTTCTGCAATGGTTCGTAAACGAACAGGTCGAGGAAGAAGAAAACGCAAACGGCCTGATCGAAAAGCTGAAGATCAGCGGCAACAGCGAAGCAGGCATCCTTTATATGGACAGCGAAGCGGCATCGCGGGTATACACTCCCGCGACGCAGGCCGCGAACTAA
- a CDS encoding TetR/AcrR family transcriptional regulator, translated as MPKKIEDVTQKIINAALEIYHEEGYDSLSMRRIAEVSGLSVGTVYTHFDDKEALLAQVLAGEIEQIMNDFMRNVFGKEPKEALYGAIYCFIARMVETPQDVINQVVNFESDKEYIERTLFGIRRQVQELLIELITRVFSECGTELTEEEGTVLSELLFGMLNAVSLYGAGDIDRRSALVYDMFIAYAEKQSKVKKTVRKRRAKKEKN; from the coding sequence ATGCCCAAGAAAATAGAGGATGTTACGCAAAAAATTATCAATGCGGCGCTTGAAATTTACCATGAGGAAGGCTATGATAGCCTTTCCATGCGCCGGATCGCCGAGGTCAGTGGGCTTTCAGTAGGAACGGTATATACGCATTTCGACGATAAGGAGGCGCTGCTCGCCCAGGTGCTTGCCGGGGAAATCGAACAGATCATGAACGATTTTATGCGCAATGTGTTCGGCAAAGAACCAAAGGAAGCGCTCTATGGGGCGATTTACTGCTTTATCGCGCGCATGGTGGAAACGCCGCAGGATGTAATCAACCAGGTTGTAAATTTCGAGTCGGACAAGGAATATATCGAGCGTACGCTGTTTGGCATCCGCCGGCAGGTGCAGGAGCTTCTGATCGAACTCATTACCCGCGTGTTTTCCGAATGTGGGACGGAGCTTACGGAGGAGGAAGGCACTGTGCTCTCCGAGCTGCTGTTCGGGATGCTGAATGCCGTTTCCCTCTATGGAGCGGGCGATATCGACAGGCGGTCGGCCCTTGTATACGATATGTTTATCGCCTATGCGGAAAAGCAAAGCAAGGTGAAGAAAACGGTGCGCAAAAGGCGGGCAAAGAAAGAAAAAAATTGA
- a CDS encoding MATE family efflux transporter, with protein MEQTIDKRAEMMGTAKVPGAIVKLAVPAIVSMVVMAIYNMADTYFVSMSPEGYFGTAAVSVYMPIMLLTQALSILFAAGGAAYLSRLLGAQEKAKAGRTATTTIILSFLSGILVAVAGGIFAEPILLALGASGDTIDLALDYALVLLIASPVQLTNMAFNNLLRAEGSAVQSMVGMVIGAVLNMILDPVFIFTFNMGVMGAAVATAISQAVSFAILSSNYWRKKTVAKFRLKGFRFEREIVSYIVRVGSSTFLTQLLAAIGFAVINVCAKPYGDAAIAAFGIVNRIQFLGFALMFGFSQGYQPVAGYNFGAHKFERLKTAMKFGIAVALCIGALVTLACYTLAPQLMGLFTTDAYVMEIGVPALRWFTAGFTITAFTLIMLMTHQAFGKAGGALILSISRQGVCLIPTVLVLANVLGLFGIMLSPLVADIISGMIAAILAVRIFRFIRTTKEEYVLGILDPGAEQ; from the coding sequence ATGGAGCAAACAATAGACAAGCGCGCGGAGATGATGGGTACGGCAAAGGTACCCGGCGCAATCGTGAAACTTGCAGTTCCGGCCATTGTCAGCATGGTTGTGATGGCGATCTACAACATGGCGGACACCTATTTTGTCAGCATGTCGCCGGAGGGCTACTTCGGTACGGCGGCGGTATCAGTCTATATGCCGATCATGCTTCTTACGCAGGCGCTCTCGATTCTGTTTGCGGCGGGCGGCGCGGCCTATCTTTCGCGGCTTCTCGGCGCGCAGGAAAAGGCAAAAGCGGGGCGCACGGCGACTACCACCATCATCCTTTCCTTTTTGTCGGGGATCCTTGTCGCCGTAGCCGGGGGAATCTTTGCCGAACCGATCCTGCTTGCGCTCGGCGCGTCGGGAGATACTATCGATCTTGCACTCGATTACGCGCTGGTTCTGCTCATTGCCTCGCCGGTGCAGCTGACCAATATGGCCTTTAACAACCTGCTGCGTGCGGAAGGCAGCGCGGTGCAGTCCATGGTGGGGATGGTAATCGGCGCGGTGCTCAATATGATTCTCGATCCAGTCTTTATTTTCACCTTCAACATGGGCGTTATGGGGGCTGCCGTCGCGACGGCGATTTCGCAGGCCGTTTCATTCGCGATCCTGTCGTCCAACTACTGGCGGAAAAAGACGGTTGCAAAATTCCGGTTGAAGGGCTTCAGGTTCGAGCGGGAGATCGTTTCGTATATCGTGCGCGTCGGGTCGTCCACGTTTTTGACGCAGCTTCTTGCGGCGATCGGATTCGCCGTTATCAACGTATGCGCAAAGCCGTACGGAGATGCGGCAATAGCGGCTTTCGGCATTGTGAACCGTATCCAGTTTTTGGGGTTTGCCCTGATGTTTGGCTTTTCGCAGGGCTACCAGCCTGTGGCGGGATATAATTTCGGGGCGCACAAATTTGAACGCCTTAAAACTGCGATGAAATTCGGCATTGCGGTTGCGCTCTGCATCGGGGCGCTGGTAACGCTCGCGTGTTATACCCTCGCACCGCAGCTGATGGGGCTGTTCACCACGGATGCATATGTAATGGAAATCGGTGTACCCGCGCTCAGGTGGTTCACCGCAGGCTTTACGATCACGGCGTTTACGCTTATCATGCTGATGACGCACCAGGCGTTCGGCAAGGCGGGCGGCGCGCTGATCCTGTCTATTTCACGGCAGGGCGTATGCCTTATCCCCACAGTGCTCGTGCTGGCCAATGTACTGGGACTTTTCGGCATTATGCTGTCCCCGCTTGTGGCGGATATAATCTCCGGCATGATCGCCGCGATCCTGGCTGTAAGGATATTTCGCTTTATCAGGACAACAAAAGAGGAATATGTGTTGGGAATCCTGGATCCCGGCGCGGAACAATAA